TACAAGTAGAGACGTATCGGTCTACGATGATTTGACGGTGTTCGTAGTGGCTGATCCCAACTGTGACGACAATGCGGAGGTGTTTTTGAGTGCATATGCGAACATCACGGAGGATGTGACATTCACTTGGACCGATCTAAGTGGGGCAGTACTTCCAACAACGAGTGCGGAGATATCTATAGCGGAAAGTGGCAATTATTCGGTGCATGTAGTCTCTGATGTGAGTGCTTGTGAGGCCGATGCGAGTATCGATGTATCAGTGATTCCGATTGAGGAGGATCAGCTGTTGCTCTCGCCCAATGCCTCATTTTGTAGTGAAGATGCCGACCCACAAAACAACCAAGCTTACTTGGACCCAGGCTTTTTTAGTTCGTACGAATGGACGGTCATCAACGATACGCAAATCCTGAGTACCGACCGTATCTACATCACGAGTGATGCTGGGATATATGAAGTGACCTTAGGCAATGGCTTTACGTGTATACGTGATGTAGTGGAAGTGTTTGATAATTGTGCGCCGATCATCCATGCACCCAACGCCTTTGCTCCGAATGGTGTCAATGACACTTTCTTTGTCTATCCGAATGATTATGTAAGTGATTTTGAGATCAAAATCTATTCGAGATGGGGGGAGTTGGTGTATCAGTCATCAGATCTCAATTTTCATTGGGATGGCTACTACCGAGGGCAACTGCTTCAGATGGGTACTTATGCTTATGTGATGACCTTTGAGAGTTCTCTCCAGCCTGAGCGCGGCAAGATAGTACAGCGTGGAGGGGTCATGATTGTTCGTTAAATGATTATTTTTCAGAGTGTTATGGGTTTGGCATGGTAAATGATTGTTTGGGGGGAGCAACAATTGAATAGTTTTATGGAAAAGTATTTTTCGAAAAGTGTTTTATGGATTTCGGTACTGATGCTTTCGGCTTCTTTTCAGCCGGCTCAGTTGAAGTTTTTGCCAACTTCGTTGAAAATCACAGTTTTGAATGAATTGGGAAATCCCTCGCCTGGTACTGCAGTGACTCTATACGGCTCCAAAGAAGATTACAGAGCCGAGCTCAATCCGATTGCGCCGACAGATACGACGGACGAAGATGGACGTGTGGTGTTCAAAAAATTGGATCCAAAGCAGTATTATATCCACGCTATCAAAGAAGATAAAAGCAACATCGGTGCGGGAGTTTTGACATCAGAACTCCTCGAAGGCCGAATCAATAAAGTAAATACGATCATTGAATAGAGAAAAATTGGTGGCTGAGATCATAAGTTATGACTCGACACATGTAGAGGAATTGGAGTATAAAAGGAGGTTTTTGGACCTCCTTTTTCATGTAGATTGTTTTGAGCGAAGCTTGTCTCATGGACACATCACAGCGTCTGCTTGGGTGCTGCACCCAGAGGAGGAATCCGTAGTGCTACTGCATCACAAGAAACTGAATCGATGGCTACAGCCTGGTGGGCATGCCGATGGAGATGAAGATGTGGTGCGTGTCGCCTTGAAGGAGCTGGAAGAGGAAACAGGACTGACAGATGTCGATTGGTTGAGAGAAGGGATTTTTGATTTGGACATTCATAGGATACCTGCACGCAAGGCGGATCCAGCACATGAGCATTATGATGTACGTTTTGCTTTCGTGGCACGTCAGCCCGATCAGCTCCTCAAAAACGAAGAGTCCAATGAGCTGGCGTGGATACCTCTAACCGAACTGGAAAGCTATGTAGATGGAGAAGCTTCTATTTTGCGTATGCGAGACAAGAGTCTAGCACTTCGCTAGACTACCAATCCGGTTTGCCATCGTCCTGCTGTTTGGTAGGACGTCTTTGGTTTTGTTGAATGTATTGTATCTCACCATTTTTGAGAGCTTCCAAAATCATTTTGGCTTTCTCTTCGGAGATATTCATTTCTTGGAGTTTGTCTGCAGTACTTGGTTTGGGAGGTGTCTGACCTTCTTGGTCTTCGCCTTCCTCACCTTCCTGAGGTTGAGTTTGCTGCTCCTCTTCATCGCCTTCTTTTCCGTCTTCATTTTGCGGCTCTTGCTGTTGGTCTTGAGGATTCTCTTCGTCGTTGGGTTCGCCTTGCTCTGAATCTTGATTTTCTTGTTCTTGGTTCTCAGAGTTCTCTTTCTCTGATTCACTTTTTTCTCCGTCTTCGTTCTCTTTTTCTTCGGAGTCTTCTTGTTCAGACTCGTTTTGGTCTCCGTCTTTCTTTTCGTCTTCTTTTTGATCTTGATTTTCTTGATCTTGGTTTTGCTCGTCCTGGTTTTGGTTGTCAGGGTTCTCTTGTTCTTGGTCTTTTTGTTCTTCCAGTTTTTTCTTGAGCAGCTCGTAGTTGTAGCGAGAATCATCGTTGGTAGGGTCTGCCTTCAAGGAGGACTTGAAAAAGTTCAGTGCCTTTTCAAGTGTTTTTGGGTCATTTGACAATATGCCGAGTTGTTGATAAGCGACTGATTTCAAGTGTTTGTCCTTGGACAAGATCAGCTTGAGGTATTGGTTTTGCGCATTTTCTTTGTCATCCATCTGC
The DNA window shown above is from Reichenbachiella sp. 5M10 and carries:
- a CDS encoding NUDIX hydrolase, producing the protein MNREKLVAEIISYDSTHVEELEYKRRFLDLLFHVDCFERSLSHGHITASAWVLHPEEESVVLLHHKKLNRWLQPGGHADGDEDVVRVALKELEEETGLTDVDWLREGIFDLDIHRIPARKADPAHEHYDVRFAFVARQPDQLLKNEESNELAWIPLTELESYVDGEASILRMRDKSLALR
- a CDS encoding carboxypeptidase regulatory-like domain-containing protein yields the protein MEKYFSKSVLWISVLMLSASFQPAQLKFLPTSLKITVLNELGNPSPGTAVTLYGSKEDYRAELNPIAPTDTTDEDGRVVFKKLDPKQYYIHAIKEDKSNIGAGVLTSELLEGRINKVNTIIE